The stretch of DNA TTCATCCATGTCGAGCAGGTTTCCAATTCCTGCGGCGGATGAAATGGATATATATGTGACGTGGTCCCATCCCCTGTCCCTTATAGAAACAGCATCTGACAGAGATCCTACCACCTCATAGGCGACATCTATAGCCTTTATAATGTCGCTTCCTGACGATTCAAAGGGCTCTGCCATAGCCAGGATTGGAGGGATGTTATCAGAAGGATGGAGAGCCTCCTTAGACAGATATGTGTCACTGTAATCCAGGTACCTGGTCATGGACCCGTTCAGGAAGGTAGCTATGTCAACAGATGCTTTTTCCCCCGTGAAGAATATAGTGGAATTGTATTTTCCTTTGGAGGGGAGAAGCGCCTTTCTCTCCAGCATCACAGGTTCAGAATTCGAGGCAGCATATGCTACAAACAGTGAGTCTGCGATTCTCTTCTTGATCTCATCCGCTCTCTGCGTGTCAATTCCCTCGCTTTTTACCTCTGCAGAATAATTAAAAATGTCACCAACTACTGGGTCCATAAATATGGATATGCAGTCCTTATAAATAAAAATCAGTGAGGTTTCAACAGCGTTCAGGATGGAAATACGTTGCTTTAAGGAAAATGTGACACGAAGTTGTAAAAATTTACATGATAATTTCTGATAAACGATGCGCAAAAAGCAAAATACCCAAATCGGCCAGCGTTTCACTTCTTGGTTGCCTGCCTGGTTTTATCCGATAAAAGAAGTTCCGCAATAAGGAGTATGATGGCAGCTGCCAGCGAAGTAACGGCTGCGTATATGTATGAACCAATCACGCTTATGACAAAGATTACTCCCATAACCAAGTTTGAAACGAAGAGTCCTATGGCCCTGCTTGAGCTGAGCCATCCCATTCCGGATGACATTTTCTTAGCCTTGGTTACAGCAGCTATCATCACCGGTTCGAATGTTTCTACCGATCCCGTTGCAAAACCAAGACCAGCCGCCCCAATATAGTAAAGGTAAATTCCTCCCTGAAAGGCGTACGAAAGGCCTATGATCAGCGAGGAAACTGCGGCAAGCAAGTACCCTAGTGACCAAAGCGTTCTTAGCGGTTTCTTTCCCCTCAATGTTCCAAGCAAGAACCCGGAAAATGCCGATACGCTGAGGTATACGCCGAATGTAAGTATTCCGAAAACATAACTTCCAGTTGCAGCTGAAACCGTTATGACTGGAAAACCCATGGCGTAATAACTGAAGCCAAACAGGGTAGCCGAAACGATTATTGCCCTGAATATAAAATTATTTTTCTGGATGGCGGGGTCATCTTCATCTTGAGCATTCATCGTCTCGGACCTGATTTTTTCTGCTGTGTAATCTTTGTGTTCGTCGGTTCCCGCCATTGCCAGGCATACACTCGAAACAAGTATCGGAACACTGGTTATCAGGATAATTTCCTTCAGAGACACGCCAACAAGGATAAGTACGACAGAGTAAGAGACGGCAATAATTCCACCTCCTATGTCAAGGGCATGAAGGAATCCAAAAATGTTCGATCTGTACGCCGGATCAGATATTTCAACCATCCATGCCCTCCTGGCCGGAGTTCTGAAATATCGTGCCCACCAACCGAATATGAAAAGTGCACCGAGAATATAGATGTTACTGAAAAGGACGCTTATGGACATCAGCGGAATCAGAAGGTTTCCAATCAATGAAATGCCTTTCTTACCATATTTTTCTCCAAGTATTCCTCCGATAAGAGAGAATCCGGAACCAGCTCCGAAACTGATCGCCAGTAGTAAACCGTAGATGTAGGCTGGCTGATGCATCTGTACTACCAGCAAGATGGCGAAAACCGCCGTCACAGCCTGATAGCCAGCATCCGCAAAAAAAGCTGAGAAAGATAACAGTGCAACGTTTCTGCTCAGGTACCTTCTACGATCTTCTGGCATGACTGTGTCCGAACAGCTTATCATAACGGTGTTGAATAATATTTTGCCAATACCTGCTCTCTTCGCCGGGTATTCCTGATTTCTATTCCGGGATTAATATGTATAAATGAATTCTCCCTTATCATCAGGAAAACTGGAGGAAATTCATGAAAGAAAATATTTGCTTCCCTGGCTTTATAATTAAGATATGGGGCATTTAAATAACATACGAAATACGGGCTTATTTAATACGATCTAGATCCGGAAAGGACGCAAGAAAAAATAAATGCGAGCATAATGTGATGATCACGAGCTTAGTATTTTTCGTAGCCTTTGCCAGGTGTCATTAATTATCTTGGGGGATTACAACAGGTCATTATCAGCAACAACGTCATCCAAGTATCTGATTTCGAGATTTGCTGCAATTTTAAATGCAAGTTCATCACCGGGATCGTGATGATCTAGGGCATTAAATAACCCGATAAAGTCTTCGACCATGCTCCTCTGTTTGGTCGACCCATAATATGCTAACAGCGGCCTGTAGATATCCTTTGCTGTTTTGCGATATCTGTTTCCTATTTCATAGCGTCCAATTAGGAAAGGAAGCAGTGAAGCTACCGAAGAACTGATGGGAAACTGGCTGCATGTCTTGTACAGGAAGGAGTAATAGGAGAGAGTTGACAGCAGCGGTTGGTTTATCAGATCGGGGCCGGAATTGTTGATCTCACCAAGGCTGTTCATGAGCTGGTGGCTGAACATGTATTCTTCATACGTGATCTGTGAAAGCGAGAGCAGGGATTGAGAGTCGTCGGCATCGGGCATTCTAGCAGAAAGAACTGCCACATTTCCAGAAATCTCCTTCAGCAAAAGCCTGTTCTGAGAAAGGAAGAAAATAAACCTCTCAGTAGGTAAGGAGCCACTTTCCATAGAAAGGGTGAGCTTCCCGTCGACGATCCTATCCATTACATTCCCGTTCTTTGCCACCATCTTATTAAAGGTATCAAGCATAAACAGTATGGATATTCAGACACACTATTAATTTTGGCGATCTCGATCAAATGTATTATCCCTATAAATTAGTCTTCCGATACCTCCAGTAAAATAGGAAGTCGTAGAATATCTTGACTCCCCCTGCAGAAATAAAAAGGAGGGGAGGATAAAGTTCAAAAAAAGCCCCGCCTATGGCTGGTCCAGGGATCTGGAAGAAGTTCCTTACCATCACGAACCTGGAATTTGCCTTGACCCTCTGATCATGAGGGATCAGAGTGTTTACGAAACTGTCTCTCGCCGGGACGTCCATCTGGCTTGTAGTCTGCCTGAGATACAGGAGGGCTTCAGAAATTACGAGGGAATGAAGGATGGGTATCAAAATAAGAAATACGTTGCTCACTATGTGAGTATACACCATAGTCCTGACAAGGCCCATCCTGTTAGATATCGCTGATGAAATGATGATGGAAAGCGCAGTAACGATGTTAACAATCACAAATATCAATCCCACCTGGGCAAGCGAAACTCCGTAAACGATCTTGAACCATAGGGAGATCATTGACGTTATAACCAGCCCTCCTCCCAGAGAGTCTAGTGAGAACAGGAAGGAGAGCATGGGAACATCAGGGTTTTTTGCCTCACTCTTGATGGGGGCAATTCGGTCTTTATGCCTGAAAGTGATGGTTGAGGTGCTGTAGGTTATAAACTGAACGAAGGAAAGGACGAAACAGATCTCGTAAAAGAATTCAATATTCCCATGATAAAGGAGGAAAATCACGCCTGACGCCACGGCTGCAGAAGCATACGATCCGAAGTTGTAAATCGCGAATGCTACGTTCTTGCTCCTCCTCTCCTGCTCCACTATGCTTATGGAGTACTGTTCAATCGCCTGGTTGTTTGTGAAGTCCTTTCCTGACAGGGGTATACCTCCTATAATAATTGAGAGAATGTAGAAAGGGAGCGTTCGCAAGGTGATTAATAAGAGAAGAGATAACGTCAGAAGTGCACTTAGCAGGATAAGTTTTAATCTGTCACCTATGATTAGCCTTGAAAAGCCGTAAACAAAGAACGTCGAGACAACCCCGCTCATCATTATTATCAAAGCGATATAGACAGCCGGGACTTCAAAGCCAGAAAGATAGTACGGGGCCGTTATGGCAAGAATGGAGAAGATGAACGTTCTCGCTGTCCTATTGATGGAAATCAACTTGGTGGATGCCTGCATTTCACTTCCTTATCGGTACAGTAGTAAAAAAAAGTGTGGGAGATAGAAACACCCTAGTTTGGGTTCTATATACTTTTATTAATTCATTACAGATACAAATCACAGAATCAGATATGAATATAACTTACCGGAGCGGAAGAATAACCGTCTCGCAAGGCAGCGGTGGGGAACCAGGCGCTTCTTTTCCCGCTTACACCTATTCCGAACTGAAAGCCAGATACCCTGAAGCCGAAGATATGGTTTTCCAGGATCAAAAGCCAGTAAATCTTAAGATGAAAGGCACGCTGAGGCCATATCAGGTTGAATCTATTGATCAGTGGGAAAAAAACGGCTGCAGAGGAATAATAGTCCTTCCAACTGCAGCCGGAAAGACACATATAGGCATGGAAGCTATAGCGAGGCTTTCCTGCAGCACTATCATCATAGCACCAACAATAGAGCTGATTACGCAATGGAGGTTGAAACTCTCTGAGACATTCGAGACCGAAATAGGGCAGATAGGTGGAGGGATTCGGGAAATAAGGGATATTTCTGTATGTACCTATGATTCTGCATTCCTAATGGCAGATATGCTTGGGAATCGATTCAAGTTCCTGCTTATTGACGAGGTCCATCATCTTGCTTCGGAGCAGTTCCGGCAGATAGCCGTCAAATTCGCGTCACCGTTCAGGATGGGTCTTACAGCGACATATGAGAGGACGGACAAGCTCCATGAAACGCTAGAGGATGTCATGGGAGGAAAAATCTTCGAGATGGGCTACAAGGAACTGAGCGAATATATAGCTGATTACAAAATCATCAGGCTTCCTGTGGAGCTTACCCCGGAAGAAACAGATGAATATGAACGAAACAGGGACATTTTCACGAACTATCTGAGGAGCCACAGTGTCAAGCTTGGTGGACCTTGGGATTTTGAGAAGTTTATCATGAGATCTTGGTCAAGGGAAGGGCGTGAGGCACTTAATGCCTGGAGGCGTGCAAGGGAAATAGCTTTCAATTCAAGAGTAAAGATCGATGCGGTGAGGTACGTCCTGCGCAGGCATCCCGGGGAAAAAATAATCGTGTTTTCCGAGGACACAAACACGGCTTACATGATATCCAGGGAGTTTCTTGTTCCAGCACTCACTTATCTGACTCCTATCGGTGAGAGGAAGCATTACCTTGAAATGTTCAAAAATGGAGATGTATACACCATCGCGGCTTCTAGGATCCTGGACGAGGGAGTTGACGTACCGGACGCTTCCGTGGCTATCGTTCTCAGCGGTTCCGGGAGCACAAGGCAGTTCCGGCAGAGGCTTGGACGGATACTCCGGCCAGGAGACTCGAAGAAGAGCACCATGTACGAGGTAGTGACAAGTGGCACTTCCGAATTTGGGACTTCAAAAAGGAGGCGCAAAGGTGTTCCCGAACGAATTGATGCAGATTAGACGCACGAAAGATGGCCGAGTTTTCCCAGTTTTCCTGAAGGATGAGGAGATCCGTTATTGCACAGATATCAACAGCATCTTTAGATCCAGTAAAGGGAGGACGAGAGGTGAAATAGAAAGGGAGATTCGGGAACTGGAACTGAGGTCTGAGAAGCATAAAATCGTCAGGGCACTTGGAGTTATTATGACCAGGAGAACCGTTTTCGTTCCACCGACACATGTGCCTGCTTCCGAGATTCGCGACTTTCTTTTCAAGCGTGCAAGGTTTGCCGTATTCCGAGAGGAAGAAAAAGATGTCATTCTTCAGGCAGCTTCAGATGAATTTCACATAACGAAGGAAGAAGTGGTATTGGGAATGTACGGAGATAAGGAATCGGAGCAGGTAATCGAATCCTCGGCAGTGATGGATGATCACGATCTGGCCAGGGAATTCAACATGGAGATGCTTGAGACCCTGCTGTCCAGGTCCATCAGCCTTAAAGTCACCGGTGAAATTGACTGGCAAGGGATTTCAACCGTAGCAAGATTAAAGGGAATCGAAGCCAGGATTAAGACAGATGCCGGTCTACCGGTGGAAATTCAGATCTTTCCGCCTTCAAATGGGAGAGGGAGAGGTAGCGGTGGGATGTCGGCATTTCTCGAGCTTGTGAGAACAGTCATGATTTCAGTGAACTGGGCAATAGAAGCGCAGGTCCTCATTGAAAACAAAACCTGGGGCAGGAAGGACGTTCTCTGGCTTCACCTGGGAACAGAATCCTTGTATTACCTTCCAAAAAAAATCGAGGTCAGCACAATTGATATCCCACCATGGGTAAGATTTTCACGCGAGATCTTGAAAATTGGAGAAAACACATATTTTCCGTCATTTGAAATAAAACTAGCTGACAGGAAATACTTTGTATTCATATCCGGACCAAAATATATTGAGGACGACTTAAAAATGTCTCTTGAACTTGAGAAAGCCGGGATAAATTTTGTCGTAGCTGTCATCAATCACAAAACAAGGGAAGCGAGAAACCACTGGCTATTCTACAGCGGTGCGCTAAACTGGGACGCTTTGAGGGATTCCCTGGCGGATTCAAAGACAGCTCTGAGGCATAGAGATGATCAGAACAGGACAAAAAAGATGGAAAATGAGTTGGACAAGGATCTGATTAACGAGGTTAAGATGAACATTGAAAAGCTTTACCCGGATTCAGACAGGATCGTTGACTATATAGAATCGAAAGGGCTCATCGCAAACAGGGTTCTCACTGCGTTAGGATACAAGGTTAGGTGGAATGGCCTTCAGATGGTTGTCAAGCGATAAACCCTTTGGGAAATAGGATGCTAGATCACAATATGAATTTCCAATTAGCTCCCAAAGCATCCTATACAGGTGCCGGTTCCTATAAAGGTTTAATAGCTGCAATACATGCTATTATGCGTGGGAGAGAAGATCCAGAACACAGGAGACTCCAGACGAATTAAGGTTTTCATATCAAATTCATACCTGGACCGGTCTATCGCGATGAAAGTTAGGAACAGGCTCGGTGAATACGGCATAAACGTTTATATCGCGCATAACGAACGCGATGTTTCACCCCTCATTCAGGAAAAGGTATTGGAAAATATCTCAAATTCCACAGTGTTCGTACCCCTGCTTACGAAGAATTTTTTTTCATCTGAATGGACAATGCAGGAATCTGGTGCAGCCATTGCTCTGCAGAAGGGTGTGATTTCTGTTTCCATAGATGCAGATCCTGTTGGATTTCTGTCCAGGTTTGACAGCGTAAAGACGAAGAGGGAAGCTGACGGCTCCGTTTCCGGTGAGGATCTGTCCAACGCCCTTCTCAAGGCGATGTTCAAGAGGAACATGATCGGGGCGTCAGAGGTAATTGATGGTCTCGTTAATGCCATGAGCCTTACTGAAGCAAACTACGCAGCTCAATTTCTTAAGGAAATCGATGATGCGGGAGGAATAGATGCAGACAGTGCGGCCAGGTTATTTGTGGGCGCCTTGGACAACCTTATGATAAAGGGCAGTTTTAAAGCTTCAAAAATTCTATCTGACATTCTCTTGAAATATAAAGATAGCTTGCCCAAGGAAACTGTTGAACTTCTCAGCCAGAAGAAGATTTTTTGACGATCCAACCAGTCGTCTGGTGAATATGTATCCGGTCACCTGAAGGAAAAGTTAAATAGTTCGATTGCAAATATATAACCGGTCATAATGAGCAAAAGAAGACTTGGCAAAGATGACCTGGAAGAAACAGCCAGCTACGACGAACTCGAAAGGACAATTTTTGGGGACGAAAACAAGCAAAGAAGGAATTATTCAGGGAACAATTCTCGTTCGATCTCTCGGAAATAGGGTTGCCTCCCTGATATTCTGAAGATTGCATAATATCATGGTGAGTCTCTCTAGACCGAGACCGAATCCAGCGTGCGGTGGCATTCCATACTTGAATGCCTTGATGTAGAAGTCGAAGTCGTCAGGACTAAGCCCTTTACTTAGAAATCTCTTTGTCAGGAGGTCGGGGTCATGTACCCTCTGGGCTCCTGAGGTAATCTCTTTTTCGTTGTATTGAAGATCAAATGAATTTGACACTTCAGGGTCATCAGGAGAAGGCATGGTATAGAACGCCCTCAGCGAAGATGGCCACTCAGTGATAAAGTAAAATCCTGGAAATTGCGATCCTATCTCTTTCAATTGATCAGGGGAGAAATCGTCGCCGAATCTGACAACAATATCTCTTTTTCCAAGGAATTCAATGCACTCCCGGTATGTAACCCTGGGAAACGGTAAGTTAGGTATTTCGAGCCTGATGCCAGTTCTCTCTATTTCCGGTCCAAGTTCATTGATAGCTGTCTCTATCCCCTCTTTCACGGCATTTTCAAGCATAAACATGGCATCATTATGGTCCGCGAAGCTCATTTCTATGTCCACGGATGTGAATTCATTGAGATGTCTGACTGTGTTGTGTTCTTCAGCTCTGAACGCGGGACCAACTTCGAACACCCTATCGAACCCAGCAGACATCATGATTTCCTTGTACAGTTGCGGCGACTGGTTAAGAAATGCTTCCCTCTCAAAATATTTTACAGGGAAAAGATCAGCACCACCCTCTGTGGCCGCTGCGACGATCTTTGGGGAATGGATCTCCACAAAATTCATTCTATGGAAGAATTCCCTGATACCCCACAGCATCCTGCTCTCTATGGCAAAAATGATAGAGTTTTCTGGCTTTCTGAGGTCTAGGAAGCGATTGTTGAGCCTGGTTTCGAAATCAGCTGAGACAGGATCGTTTATGCCAAGCGGAAGGGGTTTTTCAGATCTGTTGAGAACGGAGACTTCATTCGCGATTATCTCAACGTTGCTCGTGCTCTTGCCTTTCTCTGGCATAGTGCCCGTTACACACACTACGGATTCCCGATCTATTTCCCTGATCTCAGCGTAATTTGCCAGCATGTCAGGTTTAAGTGTTACCTGAAGTGTACCTGTATTATCTCGGAGAATCATGAATGAAATATTCTTGAGGCTCCTTATTTCCTGTACCCAGCCACAGACTCTAAGCTGCGATCCGGCAGGTTTCTCTGACACTTTACCGACATAGGTCCTTTCCATGGTTGGGTCAGGTCATTAAATTATATAAAAATAGGTTATAGCAACAAGTTTCTTCATATCCGTAATAAACAAACTAATCCGTGATACTGGCATCTGGGATCACGCAGGTAGTGATGTATTATTCCGTATTCAGCAAGCGATGGATAATTAAAAATTATTTTGTTGAAGGAAAAATTTATAGGTTGATATAATAAATATCAATCCTTATAACCATATTCTGAATATCTTTGTATATGAGGAACCCGGGGTTGGTACTCGCCTTCTTTGTATTTTTCTTGCTGGCAATCCTTATTTTGCCCGCACATCTGGCATCACAGCCGCAGGTATCCTCCAAGAATGTCATGGTGATAAACCTCGATGAAGAAATTGATCCGGGATCCGGATCGATGATAACAAATGCCCTCAGTGTTTCTAACACAGCGAATACTGCCGCAGTAATAATCAGCATGAATACGCCCGGCGGCATACTTAACAACATGATACAGATGGTTGATGCAATCAATGCAACCGAAGCAAGGGGAATCCCGGTATACACCTACATCGTACCGGATGGTATGGGAGCTTCAGCTGGATCATATGTAGCTATGGCATCAGACAAAATATACATGGGTCCCGGGTCATTTATAGGGCCATCTACCCCAATAGTAGTTGGTGGCACGGCCCTCGAGCAGAATCACACCGAGGCGGCAATGCTTTCTCTTATGCAGTCAATGGCTACCGCTCATGGCAGGAATGCAACAGCAGCTGGCATAATGGTCACATACAACTATGCATATAATTACTCGAGCGCATTCGCTGTGCACTTGGTTGACGGACAGGCAACAAACTTTACAAACTTTATAGATGACTTGGGACTTTCGTCTTACCCGCAAACAGTTGTGAACCCGACTGTATATGATAATTTTCTGAGTTTCTTGAGCAACACTTACGTTGATGGAATTCTTATTCTAATAGGCGTAATTGCAATTCTTCTTGATCTTTATCATGGAACGGCAATACTTTCTGTCGTTGGAATCGCAATGATTGCTCTCGGACTCATAGGGGCGGAAATAGTTGGGGCTTCGCTGGTTGGTCTTATTTTCCTCCTTCTTGGAGGGGTACTCATAATACTGGAATTCAAAACGGGTCATGGAATTGCCCTCATATCGGGAGTTATAGTTGGCATGCTGGGGATATTCCTTCTCGCATCGCCCTATCTGGCAGCGAATCAGTATGGATATTCACCGAGCCCGGTCAACAATGCCAGCATCATCGCAGCTTTAATAATCGTTTTTCTTTCTTTTGTCCTGGCCATATACCTGAGAAGGCTTGTTGTTTCTCTCAAATCAAGGAGAATAACCGGAAGCGAGAGCCTTATTGGAACAGTAGGAGTCGTGAAGGATAGGATGTCCCCGAAGGGTACAGTATCCATTGATGGCGTAATGTGGCGGGCTGAAAGCAACGGTGGCGAGGAAATTCAGAAGGGAGAGGAAGTCAGGATCGTGCGGAGAGAAGGCCTCAAGGTTTTTGTCGAACGAGTCAAAAAGCAATAAAAACCAAATTTATAAATATAGACCCGATTGCAGCGAGTGCCAAAATCCATATTGGGATTTGATGTTGGAGGAACAAAGATATCTGCTGTTGCTGGCAACGATTCTGGGGAAATAATAGCAAACCTGAGAAGGCCAACCATAAAGCATCTCGGAAAAAAGAGGCTGGTCCAGCAACTCGTTGAAATGGGAAATGAGGTAATGGAGAAAGCCGGTTTCGATGTCGTTGACAGTATAGGAATCCTTTTTGCTGGTCTGGTGGATCAGAAAAATGGTGTCGTGATATCTTCGCCGAATATTCCAGGTCTAAATAATTTCAACTTAGCCTCGGAAATAAAGTCACATTTCGGAGCGCCTGTCACCCTCGAAAATGATGCAACAGG from Thermoplasmataceae archaeon encodes:
- the aspS gene encoding aspartate--tRNA(Asn) ligase — encoded protein: MERTYVGKVSEKPAGSQLRVCGWVQEIRSLKNISFMILRDNTGTLQVTLKPDMLANYAEIREIDRESVVCVTGTMPEKGKSTSNVEIIANEVSVLNRSEKPLPLGINDPVSADFETRLNNRFLDLRKPENSIIFAIESRMLWGIREFFHRMNFVEIHSPKIVAAATEGGADLFPVKYFEREAFLNQSPQLYKEIMMSAGFDRVFEVGPAFRAEEHNTVRHLNEFTSVDIEMSFADHNDAMFMLENAVKEGIETAINELGPEIERTGIRLEIPNLPFPRVTYRECIEFLGKRDIVVRFGDDFSPDQLKEIGSQFPGFYFITEWPSSLRAFYTMPSPDDPEVSNSFDLQYNEKEITSGAQRVHDPDLLTKRFLSKGLSPDDFDFYIKAFKYGMPPHAGFGLGLERLTMILCNLQNIREATLFPRDRTRIVP
- a CDS encoding DEAD/DEAH box helicase, whose product is MNITYRSGRITVSQGSGGEPGASFPAYTYSELKARYPEAEDMVFQDQKPVNLKMKGTLRPYQVESIDQWEKNGCRGIIVLPTAAGKTHIGMEAIARLSCSTIIIAPTIELITQWRLKLSETFETEIGQIGGGIREIRDISVCTYDSAFLMADMLGNRFKFLLIDEVHHLASEQFRQIAVKFASPFRMGLTATYERTDKLHETLEDVMGGKIFEMGYKELSEYIADYKIIRLPVELTPEETDEYERNRDIFTNYLRSHSVKLGGPWDFEKFIMRSWSREGREALNAWRRAREIAFNSRVKIDAVRYVLRRHPGEKIIVFSEDTNTAYMISREFLVPALTYLTPIGERKHYLEMFKNGDVYTIAASRILDEGVDVPDASVAIVLSGSGSTRQFRQRLGRILRPGDSKKSTMYEVVTSGTSEFGTSKRRRKGVPERIDAD
- a CDS encoding nodulation protein NfeD, giving the protein MVLAFFVFFLLAILILPAHLASQPQVSSKNVMVINLDEEIDPGSGSMITNALSVSNTANTAAVIISMNTPGGILNNMIQMVDAINATEARGIPVYTYIVPDGMGASAGSYVAMASDKIYMGPGSFIGPSTPIVVGGTALEQNHTEAAMLSLMQSMATAHGRNATAAGIMVTYNYAYNYSSAFAVHLVDGQATNFTNFIDDLGLSSYPQTVVNPTVYDNFLSFLSNTYVDGILILIGVIAILLDLYHGTAILSVVGIAMIALGLIGAEIVGASLVGLIFLLLGGVLIILEFKTGHGIALISGVIVGMLGIFLLASPYLAANQYGYSPSPVNNASIIAALIIVFLSFVLAIYLRRLVVSLKSRRITGSESLIGTVGVVKDRMSPKGTVSIDGVMWRAESNGGEEIQKGEEVRIVRREGLKVFVERVKKQ
- a CDS encoding MFS transporter, whose product is MQASTKLISINRTARTFIFSILAITAPYYLSGFEVPAVYIALIIMMSGVVSTFFVYGFSRLIIGDRLKLILLSALLTLSLLLLITLRTLPFYILSIIIGGIPLSGKDFTNNQAIEQYSISIVEQERRSKNVAFAIYNFGSYASAAVASGVIFLLYHGNIEFFYEICFVLSFVQFITYSTSTITFRHKDRIAPIKSEAKNPDVPMLSFLFSLDSLGGGLVITSMISLWFKIVYGVSLAQVGLIFVIVNIVTALSIIISSAISNRMGLVRTMVYTHIVSNVFLILIPILHSLVISEALLYLRQTTSQMDVPARDSFVNTLIPHDQRVKANSRFVMVRNFFQIPGPAIGGAFFELYPPLLFISAGGVKIFYDFLFYWRYRKTNL
- a CDS encoding DUF790 family protein; the encoded protein is MFPNELMQIRRTKDGRVFPVFLKDEEIRYCTDINSIFRSSKGRTRGEIEREIRELELRSEKHKIVRALGVIMTRRTVFVPPTHVPASEIRDFLFKRARFAVFREEEKDVILQAASDEFHITKEEVVLGMYGDKESEQVIESSAVMDDHDLAREFNMEMLETLLSRSISLKVTGEIDWQGISTVARLKGIEARIKTDAGLPVEIQIFPPSNGRGRGSGGMSAFLELVRTVMISVNWAIEAQVLIENKTWGRKDVLWLHLGTESLYYLPKKIEVSTIDIPPWVRFSREILKIGENTYFPSFEIKLADRKYFVFISGPKYIEDDLKMSLELEKAGINFVVAVINHKTREARNHWLFYSGALNWDALRDSLADSKTALRHRDDQNRTKKMENELDKDLINEVKMNIEKLYPDSDRIVDYIESKGLIANRVLTALGYKVRWNGLQMVVKR
- a CDS encoding toll/interleukin-1 receptor domain-containing protein, with product MGEKIQNTGDSRRIKVFISNSYLDRSIAMKVRNRLGEYGINVYIAHNERDVSPLIQEKVLENISNSTVFVPLLTKNFFSSEWTMQESGAAIALQKGVISVSIDADPVGFLSRFDSVKTKREADGSVSGEDLSNALLKAMFKRNMIGASEVIDGLVNAMSLTEANYAAQFLKEIDDAGGIDADSAARLFVGALDNLMIKGSFKASKILSDILLKYKDSLPKETVELLSQKKIF
- a CDS encoding MFS transporter; the protein is MPEDRRRYLSRNVALLSFSAFFADAGYQAVTAVFAILLVVQMHQPAYIYGLLLAISFGAGSGFSLIGGILGEKYGKKGISLIGNLLIPLMSISVLFSNIYILGALFIFGWWARYFRTPARRAWMVEISDPAYRSNIFGFLHALDIGGGIIAVSYSVVLILVGVSLKEIILITSVPILVSSVCLAMAGTDEHKDYTAEKIRSETMNAQDEDDPAIQKNNFIFRAIIVSATLFGFSYYAMGFPVITVSAATGSYVFGILTFGVYLSVSAFSGFLLGTLRGKKPLRTLWSLGYLLAAVSSLIIGLSYAFQGGIYLYYIGAAGLGFATGSVETFEPVMIAAVTKAKKMSSGMGWLSSSRAIGLFVSNLVMGVIFVISVIGSYIYAAVTSLAAAIILLIAELLLSDKTRQATKK